One genomic window of Caenorhabditis elegans chromosome I includes the following:
- the dkf-1 gene encoding Serine/threonine-protein kinase dkf-1 (Confirmed by transcript evidence) — translation MDGSQGSTDYGDHVVLRYGGTREMVPLIRHEQMLDMLMERARQIVQGFGNLDTRNMYLFRHEYNSPTLLYPITSASQITSGSILEIILVDRTEAAVIPHVVEPESYMRPTFCDFCGEMLTGLMRQGVKCKNCNGNFHKRCSNAARNNCGAPGAPGAQPSRPPILPPIPTTPTGFPVAALSTPTGLPHTLIEHSYRQFTVCKVCDHLLVGLVKQGLKCRDCGVNVHRKCAMELASNCVLSENAISRVNFTDPEGPGSSSSDNIPLFRLPGQVGTRATEKKKLEGWMMHFILSDPERRLKHYWMMQSNAIHLYNEYSEGIGVNPNRVYRIIPLAEITSVVQNNGKSVLAKHPPHCFEIRTTTNTVFCVGEDYHAFSGGPPKKIPRSMSVRPSSNTTMWFQFIKESLQPPSRNEDNAEQALEFANLYQVLSDKTLGSGQFGTVYSAIQRHSGKEVAVKVISKERFSKKGSGAESMRAEVAILQQTCHPGIVCLEFMCETKDKIFVVMEKMNGDMLEMILSQELGRLNSRATKFLLVQILCALKYLHDQGIAHCDLKPENVLLSDMGSNFPQTKICDFGYARFIPESQFRKTVVGTPAYLPPEVLQRKGYNKSLDMWSVGVIIYVTLSGTFPFNEGEEISEQIQNASFMFPTEPWSEVEPLAVDLIQKLLKVEIEARMSIEQCLDHGWLKGEQLYRDLRDLEVRLNTPRYLTSPQDDILYGTLVNP, via the exons ATGGATGGCTCCCAGGGGTCCACCGACTACGGTGACCATGTGGTGTTACGGTACGGTGGTACACGGGAAATGGTCCCATTGATACGTCATGAACAG atgctgGACATGTTAATGGAACGTGCACGTCAAATAGTTCAAGGATTCGGGAATTTGGATACCAGGAATATGTACCTCTTCCGCCACGAATACAACTCCCCTACACTGCTTTATCCAATCACTTCGGCATCTCAAATT aCGTCCGGCTCAATCCTAGAAATCATTCTAGTAGACCGTACAGAAGCAGCTGTTATCCCCCACGTAGTTGAGCCCGAGTCCTACATGCGGCCGACATTTTGTGACTTTTGTGGAGAAATGCTAACTGGATTAATGCGACAAGGTGTAAAATGCAAGAATTgtaatggaaattttcataaaagaTGTTCAAATGCTGCAAGGAATAATTGTggtgctcctggagctccggGAGCTCAGCCTTCCAGACCTCCGATCCTCCCACCAATACCTACGACGCCTACGGGGTTCCCGGTGGCTGCTTTGTCAACTCCTACTG gactCCCACACACTTTAATCGAACATAGTTACCGACAGTTTACTGTCTGTAAAGTATGTGATCATTTACTCGTCGGACTCGTCAAACAAGGTCTAAAATGCCGTGATTGTGGTGTCAATGTGCACAGAAAATGTGCGATGGAGCTCGCTTCGAACTGTGTTTTGTCGGAAAATGCCATTTCTAGAGTCAATTTTACGGATCCAGAAGGTCCTGGATCATCTTCTTCGGATAATATTCCATTGTTCCGGTTGCCAG GCCAAGTAGGCACACGAGCAACAGAAAAGAAGAAACTGGAAGGATGGATGATGCATTTTATACTTTCGGATCCAGAAAGACGTCTAAAACATTATTGGATGATGCAGAGTAATGCAATTCATTTATATAATGAATATTCAGAGGGTATAGGTGTTAACCCGAATAGGGTATACCGTATCATACCACTCGCTGAGATTACATCAGTTGTACAGAATAACGGGAAGTCTGTACTTGCTAAACATCCGCCGCATTGTTTCGAAATTCGAACCACTACGAATACGGTTTTCTGTGTTGGAGAGGACTATCATGCATTCTCTGGAGGGCCACCGAAGAAGATTCCACGTAGTATGAGTGTTCGACCATCTTCTAATACTACAATGTGGTTTCag ttcatcAAAGAATCACTTCAACCACCATCTCGAAACGAGGATAATGCAGAGCAAGCGCTGgaatttgcaaatttataTCAAGTATTAAGTGATAAAACACTAGGAAGCGGTCAATTTGGAACGGTTTACTCGGCAATTCAGAGGCATTCCGGAAAAGAGGTCGCTGTGAAG GTAATATCAAAAGagagattttcgaaaaaaggaaGTGGAGCAGAATCGATGCGTGCAGAAGTTGCAATTCTACAACAGACATGTCATCCAGGAATTGTGTGCTTAGAGTTTATGTGTGAGACGAAAGATAAAATATTTGTGGTAATGGAGAAAATGAATGGTGATATGTTGGAGATGATTTTGAG tcaagaACTTGGTCGACTCAACTCCCGAGCCACAAAATTCCTGCTCGTCCAAATCCTATGCGCCTTGAAATACCTTCACGATCAGGGAATTGCACATTGTGACCTTAAACCGGAAAACGTACTCCTCTCGGATATGGGATCAAACTTTCCGCAGACAAAGATCTGTGACTTTGGCTACGCCCGATTCATTCCAGAGTCACAGTTTAGGAAGACTGTTGTCGGCACACCTGCCTACCTTCCACCTGAAGTGTTACAGAGAAAAGGATATAATAAGTCTCTGGATATGTGGTCTGTTGGTGTCATTATTTATGTCACGTTATCTGGAACTTTCCCGTTTAATGAGGGAGAGGAG atatcGGAGCAAATCCAAAATGCGTCCTTTATGTTCCCTACGGAGCCATGGAGTGAAGTAGAGCCTCTGGCAGTtgatttgattcaaaaattgctgaaagtGGAG ATCGAAGCTCGAATGTCAATCGAACAGTGTCTGGATCATGGATGGTTGAAAGGAGAACAACTGTATCGAGATTTGAGGGATTTGGAGGTTCGACTAAACACGCCGAG ataCCTGACAAGTCCCCAGGATGATATACTATATGGGACACTTGTGAATCCGTGA
- the sac-2 gene encoding Inositol phosphatase domain-containing protein (Confirmed by transcript evidence), which yields MVTETIQFLVPTQQTVIAGWGLINAFQSSDEIDTVVILTRSNLYIVTYEIDGEKMTDVQIVALEDINTIQTGTSGNNRQCARLETLEGVFIWRPSTVRLFNNTAIRLKSLEEANEYISSVAEQIQVGRNMLTGAEGSVVPVAKITIPQMSVHRKSMAAMGALFGKIKRVGKPSSLSKSASTISTAQLPETDGNESDASQKSDHLMTKILKMSQFKSDSPQPEPFSSLLPAISECQTKISLL from the exons ATGGTGACTGAAACCATACAATTCCTGGTTCCAACCCAGCAAACTGTCATCGCTGGCTGGGGATTGATTAACGCATTCCAAAGTAGCGATGAAATCGACACAGTCGTCATATTAACCCGCTCCAATTTGTATATTGTAACCTATGAAATCGATGGAGAAAAGATGACTGATGTGCAAATCGTTGCGCTGGAAGATATCAATACTATTCAAACAGGAACATCTGGAAATAATCGACAATGTGCTCGACTGGAAACTCTCGAAGGTGTATTCATTTGGAGGCCATCTACTGTTCGGTTATTTAATAATACTGCAATCCGTCTGAAATCCTTGGAAGAAGCCAATGAGTATATTTCGTCGGTCGCTGAGCAGATTCAGGTTGGCAGGAATATGCTGACTGGCGCTGAAGGTTCAGTTGTTCCGGTGGCAAAGATTACG ATCCCTCAAATGTCGGTTCATAGAAAATCGATGGCTGCGATGGGTGCACTGTTCGGGAAGATCAAGCGAGTTGGGAAGCCATCCAGTCTATCGAAAAGTGCTTCCACAATTTCAACTGCTCAACTTCCAGAAACCGATGGAAACGAATCGGACGCATCGCAAAAATCGGATCACTTAATGAcgaaaatcctgaaaatgtCACAATTTAAATCAGATTCTCCCCAACCCGAACCATTTTCCTCGCTACTACCCGCTATCTCCGAGTgtcaaactaaaatttcacttttgtaa
- the ins-33 gene encoding INSulin related (Confirmed by transcript evidence), whose translation MANTCLILLLLLVIFVTVGFSMPRIFRASENGVNSSDEVSEELSYSPEEAMDLVKQVIKVREQRRHRRHRHHGQKHCGTKIVRKLQMLCPKMCTISDDTLLTEMCSHSLFDDEIQLRCCPKEDE comes from the exons atggcGAATACCTGCTTAATCCTGCTTCTGCTATTGGTTATTTTTGTTACCGTCGGATTTTCGATGCCCCGAATCTTCAGAGCATCGGAAAATGGGGTCAACAGCTCCGATGAAGTCTCAGAAGAATTGAGCTACTCACCGGAAGAAGCCATGGACTTGGTGAAACAGGTCATTAAAGTAAGGGAACAACGTCGTCACCGTCGTCATCGCCATCATGGCCAGAAGCATTGTGGAACAAAGATTGTGAGAAAGCTTCAGATGCTTTGCCCAAAAATGTGCACAATTTCTGATG ATACTCTCCTCACTGAAATGTGCTCACATAGCCTCTTCGACGACGAAATCCAGCTTCGTTGCTGTCCAAAGGAGGATGAGTAG
- the sac-2 gene encoding SAC domain-containing protein (Confirmed by transcript evidence) — MIIYTTPTALILEEQGERVEFDRRNGKVLEKPEESLEILDQDVVLCGNVEFLIGKISFDEQHFLFFVVDSSVVACYRGTSAESSHSIRRIERVIAINVKSDGSVIKSQITPGSGTKLKQGTEKIMKFFAEKVTKAEPRPALLDDVLKLFNDSKDFYFCRSRDVTISSQKYFEKREAHTSEDSFFWNKRMVGNLGEAKISDKFTCPIMQGYVATSQLEITDQINAYLTITIISRRSTRRAGARYLRRGIDEASNVANFVETELILNIFEHELSFVQCRGSIPVFWSQRGFKYRPPLIINRSVEETHGVFTEHFKRLKAHYDTPLVAVSLVDQRGRELPLAQRFLEHCVKADDNDVTFFSFDLHQHCRGLNFQKLQTLISSMEETLKTIGFCWVDKTGEVVQSQKGVVRTNCIDCLDRTNLVQGQISLFVVLQQAQRLGIFGPLCEPPEVLVQTMQTMWADNGDVISTQYAGTAALKGDVTRNGERKLMGVMKDGYNSASRYYLTHTKDAQRQKAINIVTGQTEADENAEEEENEKEEEENISRMVTETIQFLVPTQQTVIAGWGLINAFQSSDEIDTVVILTRSNLYIVTYEIDGEKMTDVQIVALEDINTIQTGTSGNNRQCARLETLEGVFIWRPSTVRLFNNTAIRLKSLEEANEYISSVAEQIQVGRNMLTGAEGSVVPVAKITIPQMSVHRKSMAAMGALFGKIKRVGKPSSLSKSASTISTAQLPETDGNESDASQKSDHLMTKILKMSQFKSDSPQPEPFSSLLPAISECQTKISLL; from the exons ATGATAATTTACACAACACCAACAGCTTTAATACTCGAAGAACAAGGAGAACGTGTGGAATTTGATCGCAGAAATGGGAAAGTACTGGAAAAACCGGAAGAATCGCTGGAAATCCTCGATCAAGATGTGGTTTTGTGCGGAAACGTCGAGTTTTTGATCGGAAAAATATCGTTTGACGAGCagcattttctgtttttcgtcGTCGATAGTTCGGTGGTAGCGTGTTATAGAGGAACGTCAGCCGAGAGCTCCCATTCAATCCGGAGAATCGAGCGGGTTATCGCGATAAATGTGAAATCCGATGGCTCCGtgataaaatctcaaatcacCCCGGGCTCCGGCACTAAATTAAAGCAAGGAACCGAGAAAATAATGAAGTTTTTCGCggaaaaagtgacaaaagcCGAGCCCCGTCCGGCTTTACTGGATGATGTGCTCAAGCTGTTCAATGATTCGAAGGATTTCTACTTTTGTCGAAGCCGTGACGTCACAATATCCTCACAAAAGTATTTCGAGAAGCGTGAGGCTCATACGTCGGAGGAttcgtttttttggaataagaGGATGGTGGGAAACCTGGGAGAAGccaaaatttccgataaattCACATGCCCAATTATGCAAGGATATGTGGCCACAAGTCAGCTGGAAATTACGGATCAG ataaaCGCCTATCTGACAATCACAATAATTTCCCGACGATCTACCCGCCGCGCGGGAGCCCGCTACCTACGACGTGGCATCGACGAGGCTTCCAACGTGGCAAACTTCGTGGAAACTGAGctcattttgaacattttcgagCATGAGCTCAGTTTTGTGCAGTGCCGCGGCTCGATTCCCGTATTCTGGTCTCAGCGTGGCTTCAAGTATCGCCCACCGCTAATTATCAATAGATCTGTGGAGGAGACGCATGGCGTGTTCACGGAGCATTTTAAACGGCTTAAAGCCCACTACGACACTCCTCTTGTGGCGGTAAGCCTCGTGGATCAACGTGGCAGAGAGCTTCCGCTGGCTCAGAGGTTTCTGGAGCATTGTGTGAAGGCCGATGATAATGACGTCACGTTTTTCTCGTTTGATTTGCATCAGCATTGTAGAGggcttaattttcaaaaa CTCCAAACGCTTATCTCCTCAATGGAAGAAACACTGAAAACCATTGGCTTCTGCTGGGTCGACAAAACCGGAGAAGTGGTTCAATCCCAAAAAGGCGTCGTCCGAACCAACTGTATCGACTGTCTGGACCGAACGAATCTTGTTCAGGGCCAAATCTCCCTGTTTGTAGTGTTACAGCAGGCTCAACGCCTCGGAATCTTCGGACCGCTGTGCGAACCGCCCGAAGTGCTCGTACAGACGATGCAAACGATGTGGGCTGATAATGGAGATGTGATATCGACGCAATACGCCGGAACCGCCGCGCTGAAGGGAGATGTGACGAGGAATGGAGAGCGGAAGCTGATGGGGGTCATGAAAGATGGATATAATAGTGCATCGAG ATACTACCTAACACACACCAAAGATGCTCAACGCCAAAAAGCCATCAATATAGTGACAGGACAAACGGAAGCCGACGAAAATGcagaagaagaggaaaatgagaaggaagaagaagagaataTCAGTCGAATGGTGACTGAAACCATACAATTCCTGGTTCCAACCCAGCAAACTGTCATCGCTGGCTGGGGATTGATTAACGCATTCCAAAGTAGCGATGAAATCGACACAGTCGTCATATTAACCCGCTCCAATTTGTATATTGTAACCTATGAAATCGATGGAGAAAAGATGACTGATGTGCAAATCGTTGCGCTGGAAGATATCAATACTATTCAAACAGGAACATCTGGAAATAATCGACAATGTGCTCGACTGGAAACTCTCGAAGGTGTATTCATTTGGAGGCCATCTACTGTTCGGTTATTTAATAATACTGCAATCCGTCTGAAATCCTTGGAAGAAGCCAATGAGTATATTTCGTCGGTCGCTGAGCAGATTCAGGTTGGCAGGAATATGCTGACTGGCGCTGAAGGTTCAGTTGTTCCGGTGGCAAAGATTACG ATCCCTCAAATGTCGGTTCATAGAAAATCGATGGCTGCGATGGGTGCACTGTTCGGGAAGATCAAGCGAGTTGGGAAGCCATCCAGTCTATCGAAAAGTGCTTCCACAATTTCAACTGCTCAACTTCCAGAAACCGATGGAAACGAATCGGACGCATCGCAAAAATCGGATCACTTAATGAcgaaaatcctgaaaatgtCACAATTTAAATCAGATTCTCCCCAACCCGAACCATTTTCCTCGCTACTACCCGCTATCTCCGAGTgtcaaactaaaatttcacttttgtaa
- the sac-2 gene encoding SAC domain-containing protein (Confirmed by transcript evidence), producing MEETLKTIGFCWVDKTGEVVQSQKGVVRTNCIDCLDRTNLVQGQISLFVVLQQAQRLGIFGPLCEPPEVLVQTMQTMWADNGDVISTQYAGTAALKGDVTRNGERKLMGVMKDGYNSASRYYLTHTKDAQRQKAINIVTGQTEADENAEEEENEKEEEENISRMVTETIQFLVPTQQTVIAGWGLINAFQSSDEIDTVVILTRSNLYIVTYEIDGEKMTDVQIVALEDINTIQTGTSGNNRQCARLETLEGVFIWRPSTVRLFNNTAIRLKSLEEANEYISSVAEQIQVGRNMLTGAEGSVVPVAKITIPQMSVHRKSMAAMGALFGKIKRVGKPSSLSKSASTISTAQLPETDGNESDASQKSDHLMTKILKMSQFKSDSPQPEPFSSLLPAISECQTKISLL from the exons ATGGAAGAAACACTGAAAACCATTGGCTTCTGCTGGGTCGACAAAACCGGAGAAGTGGTTCAATCCCAAAAAGGCGTCGTCCGAACCAACTGTATCGACTGTCTGGACCGAACGAATCTTGTTCAGGGCCAAATCTCCCTGTTTGTAGTGTTACAGCAGGCTCAACGCCTCGGAATCTTCGGACCGCTGTGCGAACCGCCCGAAGTGCTCGTACAGACGATGCAAACGATGTGGGCTGATAATGGAGATGTGATATCGACGCAATACGCCGGAACCGCCGCGCTGAAGGGAGATGTGACGAGGAATGGAGAGCGGAAGCTGATGGGGGTCATGAAAGATGGATATAATAGTGCATCGAG ATACTACCTAACACACACCAAAGATGCTCAACGCCAAAAAGCCATCAATATAGTGACAGGACAAACGGAAGCCGACGAAAATGcagaagaagaggaaaatgagaaggaagaagaagagaataTCAGTCGAATGGTGACTGAAACCATACAATTCCTGGTTCCAACCCAGCAAACTGTCATCGCTGGCTGGGGATTGATTAACGCATTCCAAAGTAGCGATGAAATCGACACAGTCGTCATATTAACCCGCTCCAATTTGTATATTGTAACCTATGAAATCGATGGAGAAAAGATGACTGATGTGCAAATCGTTGCGCTGGAAGATATCAATACTATTCAAACAGGAACATCTGGAAATAATCGACAATGTGCTCGACTGGAAACTCTCGAAGGTGTATTCATTTGGAGGCCATCTACTGTTCGGTTATTTAATAATACTGCAATCCGTCTGAAATCCTTGGAAGAAGCCAATGAGTATATTTCGTCGGTCGCTGAGCAGATTCAGGTTGGCAGGAATATGCTGACTGGCGCTGAAGGTTCAGTTGTTCCGGTGGCAAAGATTACG ATCCCTCAAATGTCGGTTCATAGAAAATCGATGGCTGCGATGGGTGCACTGTTCGGGAAGATCAAGCGAGTTGGGAAGCCATCCAGTCTATCGAAAAGTGCTTCCACAATTTCAACTGCTCAACTTCCAGAAACCGATGGAAACGAATCGGACGCATCGCAAAAATCGGATCACTTAATGAcgaaaatcctgaaaatgtCACAATTTAAATCAGATTCTCCCCAACCCGAACCATTTTCCTCGCTACTACCCGCTATCTCCGAGTgtcaaactaaaatttcacttttgtaa
- the rpl-31 gene encoding Large ribosomal subunit protein eL31 (Confirmed by transcript evidence), producing the protein MAPKNEKKSRSTINEVVTREYTIHIHARIRGIGSKKRAPRAIDEIKKFAKIQMKTNDVRVDTKLNKFIWSKGIKNVPYRVRVRLSRRRNEDEDSAQKLYTLCTYVPCTNFHGLTNVNVDSEE; encoded by the exons ATGGCTCCAAAGAACGAGAAGAAGTCCCGCAGCACCATCAACGAGGTCGTCACCCGTGAATACACCATTCACATCCACGCCCGCATCAGAGGAAT CGGATCCAAGAAGCGTGCTCCACGTGCCATCGACGAGATCAAGAAGTTCGCCAAGATCCAGATGAAGACCAACGATGTGCGTGTCGACACCAAGCTCAACAAGTTCATCTGGTCCAAGGGAATCAAGAACGTTCCATACAGAGTTCGTGTCCGTCTCTCCCGCCGCCGTAACGAGGATGAGGACTCCGCTCAAAAGCTCTACACCCTCTGCACCTACGTTCCATGCACCAACTTCCACGGACTCACCAACGTCAACGTTGACAGCGAGGAATAA
- the cox-4 gene encoding Cytochrome c oxidase subunit 4 (Confirmed by transcript evidence), translating into MMLPRLALRAVHTTARLSGGQEFYWGPDKAAGRELVGYGANGDNIYQDRLDYWYPAIRFRKEDSVIAPIRAKEQADWKNLSAEEKKLLYRYSFRQTLSEFEAPTGYWKVISAVILSVLGLCTYYAVLLNVCVYPELPPTFQNEYKEAQVERALVLEKGQFLGAPTHYDYENKKWK; encoded by the exons ATGATGCTGCCACGTTTGGCTCTCCGCGCAGTGCACACCACCGCCCGTCTGTCCGGAGGACAGGAATTCTACTGGGGACCCGATAAGGCCGCTGGACGCGAGCTCGTCGGATACGGAGCAAATGGAGATAAC atctacCAAGATCGTCTCGACTACTGGTATCCAGCTATTCGATTCCGCAAGGAGGACAGTGTGATTGCCCCAATTCGCGCCAAGGAGCAAGCCGACTGGAAGAACTTGTCTGCTGAGGAGAAGAAGCTCT TGTACCGCTACAGCTTCCGTCAAACGCTGTCCGAATTCGAGGCTCCAACCGGATACTGGAAGGTGATCTCCGCCGTTATCCTCTCCGTGCTCGGACTTTGCACCTATTATGCTGTTCTTCTCAACGTCTGCGTGTACCCAGAACTGCCGCCAACCTTCCAGAACGAGTACAAGGAGGCTCAGGTTGAGCGTGCGCTTGTGCTCGAGAAGGGACAATTCCTCGGTGCACCGACACACTACGATTACGAGAACAAGAAGTGGAAGTAA